The Psychromonas sp. MME1 genome window below encodes:
- a CDS encoding efflux RND transporter permease subunit: MIAKVINWSIKNRIMVLLITVAIVAYGIFAVQKTPIDAIPDLSDVQVIIKTSYPGQAPQVVEDQVTYPLTTAMLSVPGAKTVRGYSFFGDSYVYIIFDDNTDIYWARSRVLEYLSQVAPNLPKEARSALGPDATGVGWIFSYALVDKSGQHDLSELRSLQDWFLKFELQTVAGVSEVATVGGMVKQYQVRVDPNKLRAYNLSLSKIMAAIQSANQESGASVIEMGEAEYMVRTSGYLSSIDDLKAIPLQVNRRGTPLLLGDVATINLGPQMRRGITELNGEGEVVSGVIVMRFGENAQGVIAAVKEKLNELQKSLPSGVEIVPTYDRSELIADAVENLYHKLLEEFIVVILICAAFLFHFRSSLVVLLSLPIGIFVAFIIMSWQGINANIMSLGGIAIAIGAMVDGAIVMIENVHKHMEKTELNDENRWQVISKATLEVGPALFFSLLIITFSFLPVFALEGQSGKMFSPLAFTKTYAMAASAGLAITLIPVLMGYFIRGKVLAEHKNPLNRLLIAIYMPALSLSLRFPKLAISAAFTILLVGFYPISHIGSEFIPPLDEGDLMYMPTTYPGISIGKARELLQQTNKLIKTVPEVKTVWGKIGRAETATDPAPLTMIETTIQFKPKAQWRTGMTKKMIIDELDSLIQFPGLTNAWVMPIKTRIDMLATGIKTPIGIKIAGADLAEIEKIGKQVELILKEVKGTASVYAERVSGGRYVKVDIDREKAGRYGLNIAEIQQLVAVAIGGKNITETIEGLERYPVNLRYPNDYRDSVTALKTLPIVTANKMNISLADVANVYIEAGAPMIKTENARLNGWIFVDIENRDLGSYVQEAERQVNEQINLPAGYSLAWSGQYEYMEKANARLAKVIPVTLVIIVLLLYFAFRRVAEVLLILSTLPFALMGGIWLMFLLDYNFSVAVGVGFIALAGVSIEIGVIMLLYLNQALREKQDKRLEKFNLNDLKEAVMEGAGLRVRPIMMTVATVVIGLIPIMYGDGTGSSVMQRIATPMIGGMVSAIILTLLILPAVYFQWKKMSYTPIFKGHYKKETL; the protein is encoded by the coding sequence ATGATTGCCAAGGTCATAAATTGGTCCATTAAAAACCGCATTATGGTGCTATTGATAACCGTGGCGATTGTTGCCTATGGGATATTTGCCGTACAGAAAACGCCGATTGATGCGATTCCCGATCTTTCCGATGTACAAGTCATCATCAAGACGAGTTATCCGGGGCAAGCGCCGCAAGTGGTTGAAGATCAAGTCACTTATCCTCTGACGACCGCGATGCTCTCGGTGCCGGGGGCAAAAACGGTACGTGGTTACTCCTTTTTTGGTGACTCCTACGTCTACATCATTTTTGATGATAATACCGATATCTACTGGGCTCGCTCGCGGGTATTGGAGTACCTTTCGCAAGTTGCCCCAAATCTCCCTAAAGAGGCGCGTTCAGCCTTGGGGCCTGATGCCACGGGCGTTGGTTGGATATTCAGTTATGCGCTGGTGGACAAAAGTGGTCAACACGATTTAAGTGAACTGCGTAGTTTACAGGATTGGTTCTTAAAATTTGAACTGCAAACCGTTGCGGGTGTTTCCGAAGTGGCAACGGTTGGCGGCATGGTAAAGCAGTATCAGGTACGGGTTGATCCGAATAAGTTACGTGCTTACAACCTATCGCTTAGCAAAATCATGGCGGCAATCCAGAGTGCCAATCAAGAGAGTGGTGCTAGCGTTATTGAGATGGGCGAAGCAGAATACATGGTGCGAACATCCGGTTATCTCTCATCGATAGATGATCTCAAGGCTATTCCATTACAGGTCAATAGGCGAGGGACGCCGCTATTATTGGGGGACGTGGCAACGATTAATCTAGGCCCACAAATGCGCCGTGGTATTACTGAACTTAACGGCGAAGGGGAAGTGGTCAGTGGCGTGATCGTGATGCGCTTTGGTGAAAATGCACAGGGTGTCATCGCAGCGGTTAAAGAGAAACTGAATGAGTTGCAAAAAAGTTTGCCGAGTGGTGTTGAAATTGTGCCAACCTATGACCGTTCTGAACTCATTGCCGATGCGGTAGAGAATCTTTACCATAAGCTACTGGAAGAGTTTATTGTGGTCATTTTGATCTGTGCCGCTTTCCTATTCCATTTCCGCTCCTCCTTGGTGGTCTTACTCAGTTTACCCATAGGTATTTTTGTCGCCTTTATTATTATGTCTTGGCAGGGAATTAACGCTAATATTATGTCCCTTGGCGGCATTGCCATTGCCATCGGCGCGATGGTTGATGGGGCGATCGTGATGATCGAAAATGTCCATAAGCATATGGAGAAAACCGAGCTAAACGATGAAAATAGGTGGCAGGTAATTAGCAAAGCAACCCTTGAAGTGGGGCCAGCACTGTTTTTCTCACTGCTAATAATCACCTTTAGTTTCCTACCAGTTTTTGCCTTGGAAGGGCAATCGGGCAAAATGTTTTCGCCACTGGCCTTTACTAAAACCTATGCGATGGCGGCCTCCGCAGGGCTGGCGATCACCTTGATCCCAGTATTAATGGGCTATTTTATTCGCGGCAAAGTGTTAGCTGAACATAAAAATCCATTGAATCGCCTGTTGATTGCTATTTACATGCCTGCGTTATCCCTGAGTTTACGTTTCCCAAAACTCGCGATCAGTGCTGCATTCACTATTTTATTAGTGGGGTTCTATCCGATCAGTCACATTGGTAGTGAGTTTATTCCACCTCTCGATGAGGGTGATCTGATGTATATGCCAACTACTTATCCGGGGATCTCCATCGGTAAAGCGCGTGAGTTGTTACAGCAAACCAATAAGCTGATTAAGACCGTGCCTGAAGTGAAAACCGTTTGGGGGAAAATAGGCCGTGCTGAAACAGCCACCGACCCTGCACCATTGACCATGATTGAAACCACCATACAATTTAAGCCCAAAGCGCAATGGCGCACGGGCATGACTAAAAAAATGATCATCGATGAACTCGATAGTTTGATTCAATTTCCGGGGTTAACTAACGCTTGGGTGATGCCGATAAAAACACGTATTGATATGTTGGCAACGGGGATTAAAACACCCATCGGGATTAAAATTGCGGGAGCAGATTTAGCGGAAATCGAAAAAATCGGCAAGCAGGTTGAGCTGATTTTAAAAGAGGTTAAGGGAACCGCCTCGGTCTATGCTGAGCGAGTCTCCGGTGGACGCTATGTGAAGGTCGACATTGACCGAGAGAAAGCTGGACGTTATGGGCTTAATATTGCGGAAATTCAGCAGTTAGTTGCCGTGGCGATTGGGGGTAAAAACATTACCGAAACCATTGAAGGGTTAGAGCGGTACCCCGTTAATTTACGTTATCCGAATGATTATCGTGATTCCGTCACTGCCTTGAAAACACTGCCGATAGTCACAGCAAATAAAATGAACATCAGTTTAGCCGATGTCGCCAATGTTTATATCGAAGCGGGTGCGCCGATGATAAAAACAGAAAATGCGCGTCTTAACGGTTGGATTTTTGTAGACATCGAAAACCGTGATTTGGGTTCCTATGTGCAAGAGGCAGAGCGGCAAGTCAATGAGCAAATTAATTTACCAGCGGGTTATTCGTTAGCTTGGTCTGGGCAATATGAGTACATGGAAAAAGCCAATGCGCGTCTGGCCAAGGTGATCCCTGTGACCCTCGTTATTATTGTTTTGTTGTTGTATTTCGCTTTTCGTCGAGTAGCTGAAGTATTGTTGATTCTTTCGACCTTGCCCTTTGCCTTAATGGGGGGGATTTGGTTGATGTTTTTACTTGACTATAACTTCTCCGTTGCCGTTGGTGTCGGCTTTATCGCGCTCGCTGGCGTTTCGATTGAAATTGGCGTTATTATGCTATTGTATTTAAATCAAGCATTAAGAGAAAAACAGGATAAGCGGCTTGAAAAGTTTAATCTTAATGATCTCAAAGAGGCTGTTATGGAAGGGGCTGGGCTGCGTGTGCGCCCAATCATGATGACGGTGGCCACCGTGGTCATCGGCTTAATACCTATTATGTACGGTGATGGTACGGGATCATCGGTGATGCAGCGTATCGCGACACCGATGATCGGCGGCATGGTTAGTGCCATCATATTAACGCTGCTGATTTTACCCGCAGTCTATTTTCAGTGGAAAAAAATGAGCTATACCCCTATTTTCAAAGGTCATTATAAAAAGGAAACATTATGA